One Spodoptera frugiperda isolate SF20-4 chromosome 30, AGI-APGP_CSIRO_Sfru_2.0, whole genome shotgun sequence genomic window carries:
- the LOC118269657 gene encoding protocadherin Fat 3: MAVDVRILTATLLVLTTATAQRDRCGYMVQIPRPDRPDFPPQNFDGLTWAQQPLLPAEDREEVCLNDYEPDPWSNNHGDQRIYMEEEIEGPVVIAKINYQGNTPPQIRVPFRVGAAHMLGAEIRKYPDATGDWHLVITQRQDYETPDMQRYTFDVSVEGQSLVVTVRLDIVNIDDNAPIIEMLEPCNLPELVEPHVTECKYIVSDADGLISTSVMSYHIDSERGDEKVFELTRKDYPGDWTKVYMVLELKKSLDYEENPLHIFRVTASDSLPNNRTVVMMVEVENVEHRNPRWMEIFAVQQFDEKQAKSFTVRAIDGDTGINKPIFYRIETEDEDKEFFSIENMGEGRDGARFHVAPIDRDYLKRDMFHIRIIAYKQGDNDKEGESSFETSANVTIIINDINDQRPEPFHKEYTISIMEETAMTLDLQEFGFHDRDIGPHAQYDVHLESIQPEGAHTAFYIAPEEGYQAQSFTIGTRIHNMLDYEDDDYRPGIKLKAVAIDRHDNNHIGEAIININLINWNDELPIFDEDAYNVTFEETVGDGFHVGKYRAKDRDIGDIVEHSILGNAANFLRIDIETGDVYVSRDDYFDYQRQNEIIVQILAVDTLGLPQNRATTQLTIFLEDINNTPPILRLPRSSPSVEENVEVGHPITEGLTATDPDTTADLHFEIDWDNSYATKQGTNGPNTADYHGCVEILTVYPDPNNRGRAEGHLVASEVSDGVTIDYEKFEVLYLVVRVIDRNTVIGPDYDEAMLTVTIIDMNDNWPIWADNTLQQPLRVREMADEGIIVGTLLATDLDGPLYNRVRYTMVPIKDTPDDLIAINYVTGQLTVNKGQAIDADDPPRFYLYYKVTASDKCSLDEFFPVCPPDPTYWNTEGEIAIAITDTNNKIPRAETDMFPSEERIYENAPNGTKITTIIASDQDRDRPNNALTYRINYAFNHRLENFFAVDPDTGELFVHFTTSEVLDRDGEEPEHRIIFTIVDNLEGAGDGNQNTISTEVRVILLDINDNKPELPIPDGEFWTVSEGEVEGKRIPPEIHAHDRDEPFNDNSRVGYEIRSIKLINRDIELPQDPFKIITIDDLDTWKFVGELETTMDLRGYWGTYDVEIRAFDHGVPMLDSFETYQLTVRPYNFHSPVFVFPTPGSTIRLSRERAIVNGMLALANIASGEFLDRLSATDEDGLHAGRVTFSIAGNDEAAEYFNVLNDGDNSAMLTLKQALPAGVQQFELVIRATDGGTEPGPRSTDCSVTVVFVMTQGDPVFDDNAASVRFVEKEAGMSERFQLPQADDPKNYRCMDDCHTIYYSIVDGNDGDHFAVEPETNVIYLLKPLDRSQQEQYRVVVAASNTPGGTSTLSSSLLTVTIGVREANPRPIFESEFYTAGVLHTDSIHKELVYLAAKHSEGLPIVYSIDQETMKIDESLQTVVEDAFDINSATGVISLNFQPTSVMHGSFDFEVVASDTRGASDRAKVSIYMISTRVRVAFLFYNTEAEVNERRNFIAQTFANAFGMTCNIDSVLPATDANGVIREGYTELQAHFIRDDQPVPADYIEGLFTELNTMRDIREVLSTQQLTLLDFAAGGSTVLPGGEYALAVYILAGIAALLAVICLALLIAFFIRNRTLNRRIEALTIKDVPTDIEPSHASVAVLNINKHTEPGSNPFYNPDVKTPNFDTISEVSDDLLDVEDLEQFGKDYFPPENEIESLNFARNPIATHGNNFGVNSSPSNPEFSNSQFRS; this comes from the exons ATGGCGGTCGATGTGCGAATACTGACAGCAACATTGCTGGTACTCACCACTGCTACAGCACAGCGAG ATCGATGTGGCTACATGGTACAAATACCCAGACCAGACAGGCCTGACTTCCCACCACAAAATTTTGACG GTTTAACATGGGCTCAGCAGCCACTATTACCAGCTGAGGATCGAGAAGAGGTCTGCCTCAATGACTATGAACCTGATCCCTGGAGCAACAACCATGGTGACCAGAGAATTTACATGGAGGAGGAGATCGAAGGTCCCGTAGTCATTGCGAAAATTAACTACCAAG GAAACACCCCTCCTCAGATAAGAGTACCTTTTCGTGTTGGTGCAGCCCACATGCTTGGAGCCGAAATTCGTAAATATCCTGACGCAACTGGAGACTGGCATCTTGTAATTACTCAAAG GCAGGACTATGAAACTCCTGATATGCAGAGATACACGTTCGATGTGAGTGTGGAAGGCCAGTCGCTGGTTGTAACGGTGAGGCTGGATATTGTGAACATCGACGACAATGCGCCCATCATTGAGATGTTAGAGCCTTGCAACTTACCG GAACTTGTTGAACCCCATGTTACAGAATGTAAATATATCGTGTCCGACGCAGACGGTCTGATCAGTACAAGTGTTATGAGTTATCATATAGACAGCGAGAGAGGAGACGAAAAAGTATTCGAACTGACCAGAAAAGATTATCCGGGCGATTGGACGAAGGTGTATATGGTTCTTGAATTGAAAAAATCTCTTGATTACGAAGAGAATCCTCTACACATATTCAGAGTCACGGCTTct GATTCCTTACCAAACAATAGGACCGTGGTCATGATGGTTGAAGTAGAGAACGTGGAACATAGAAATCCTCGGTGGATGGAGATCTTTGCTGTGCAACAGTTTGATGAAAAACAGGCGAAATCGTTCACAGTGCGAGCTATTGATGGCGACACGGGAATCAATAAACCTATATTCTATCGTATAGAAACTGAAGATGAAG ACAAAGAATTCTTCAGCATTGAGAACATGGGGGAAGGCAGAGACGGTGCCAGATTCCACGTGGCTCCTATAGACAGAGACTACCTGAAAAGGGATATGTTTCATATAAGAATAATTGCATATAAACAAGGTGATAATGACAAAGAAGGTGAATCATCGTTCGAGACCTCAGCAAATGTGACGATTATAATTAACGATATAAATGATCAGAGGCCAGAACCCTTCCATAAAGAATACACGATCTCCATAATGGAAGAAACTGCGATGACCTTAGATTTGCAAGAGTTTGGTTTTCATGACCGTGACATT GGTCCCCACGCTCAGTACGACGTTCACTTAGAGAGTATACAGCCAGAGGGGGCCCATACCGCTTTCTACATCGCCCCTGAAGAAGGTTACCAGGCCCAGTCTTTCACCATAGGTACTAGAATCCATAACATGTTGGATTATGAAGATGACGACTACAGACCAGGAATAAAGCTaaag GCAGTAGCAATTGACAGACACGATAACAATCACATTGGGGAAGCAATTATTAACATTAACCTTATCAATTGGAATGATGAGCTACCTATATTCGACGAGGACGCCTACAACGTGACATTTGAGGAGACGGTCGGTGATGGCTTCCACGTTGGTAAATACCGGGCTAAAGACAGAGACATCGGTGACATAGTCGA GCACTCGATATTGGGCAACGCTGCAAACTTCCTAAGAATTGACATAGAGACTGGAGATGTGTACGTGTCACGGGACGATTACTTTGATTATCAAAGACAGAACGAAATCATAGTTCAG ATTCTGGCTGTTGATACACTAGGTTTACCTCAGAACAGGGCTACCACACAGCTCACGATATTTTTGGAAGACATCAACAACACGCCACCTATACTGCGACTG CCACGTTCCAGTCCAAGTGTAGAAGAGAACGTTGAAGTCGGGCACCCGATTACCGAGGGGCTAACGGCGACAGATCCTGACACCACGGCCGATTTACACTTCGAGATCGATTGGGACAATTCTTATGCTACGAAGCAGGGCACCAATGGACCCAACACTGCAGACTACCACGG ATGCGTAGAAATTCTGACGGTATACCCAGATCCTAACAATCGCGGGAGAGCTGAGGGTCACTTGGTGGCCAGTGAGGTCAGTGATGGCGTGACCATCGATTACGAGAAGTTTGAGGTGCTGTACCTCGTCGTCAGGGTGATAGATCGCAACACTGTCATTGGCCCTGATTATGACGAAG CAATGCTGACGGTGACGATAATCGATATGAACGACAACTGGCCGATATGGGCCGACAACACGCTGCAGCAACCACTGCGCGTGCGCGAGATGGCCGACGAAGGAATCATCGTCGGTACACTGCTCGCCACCGACTTGGATGGCCCTCTCTACAACCGAGTCCGCTACACCATGGT cCCCATCAAGGACACTCCTGATGACCTGATAGCGATCAACTACGTCACCGGTCAGCTGACTGTGAACAAGGGCCAAGCAATTGACGCAGACGATCCACCTCGCTTCTACCTGTATTACAAGGTCACTGCCAGCGATAAGTGCTCTCTTGACGAGTTCTTCCCTGTGTGCCCACCTGACCCCACCTACTGGAATACCGAGGGAGAG ATAGCGATCGCGATAACCGATACGAACAACAAAATTCCACGCGCGGAAACAGATATGTTCCCTAGTGAAGAGCGCATCTATGAGAACGCACCCAATGGTACCAAGATCACGACGATCATCGCTAGTGACCAGGATAGAGATC GACCAAATAACGCGCTGACGTACAGAATCAACTACGCATTCAACCACAGGCTGGAGAACTTCTTCGCAGTGGACCCTGATACTGGTGAACTGTTTGTACACTTCACCACTAGCGAAGTGTTGGACAGAGACGGAGAGGAACCGGAGCATAGGATCATCTTCACCATCGTCGATAACTTGGAAGGCGCTGGAG ATGGCAATCAGAACACAATCTCCACGGAGGTGCGTGTTATACTGCTTGATATAAACGACAATAAGCCGGAACTACCAATTCCTGATGGCGAATTTTGGACCGTTTCCGAAGGTGAAGTGGAG GGAAAACGCATTCCACCAGAGATTCACGCACACGACAGAGATGAACCATTCAACGACAACTCTCGCGTGGGATATGAAATTCGATCGATCAAATTGATCAATAGAGACATCGAGCTTCCTCAAGATCCATTCAAAATAATAACGATTGATGATCTCGATACCTGGAAATTCGTTGGAGAGTTGGAGACTACCATGGACCTTAGAGGATACTGGGGAACCTATGATGTCGAGATACGT GCGTTTGACCACGGTGTCCCGATGCTGGATTCTTTCGAGACCTATCAACTAACCGTCAGGCCATACAACTTCCATTCACCGGTGTTTGTGTTCCCAACTCCTGGCTCAACCATCAGGCTTTCTAGG GAGCGTGCCATAGTCAATGGTATGCTGGCTCTGGCTAATATCGCGAGCGGAGAGTTCCTCGACAGACTCTCTGCCACTGATGAAGATGGGCTACACGCAGGCAGAGTAACTTTCTCCATAGCTGGAAACG ATGAAGCTGCGGAATATTTCAATGTGTTGAACGACGGTGACAACTCAGCAATGCTCACGCTGAAGCAAGCATTGCCCGCTGGCGTCCAGCAGTTTGAG ttGGTTATTCGGGCCACGGACGGCGGGACGGAGCCGGGACCTAGGAGTACCGACTGCTCCGTCACTGTGGTGTTTGTGATGACGCAGGGAGACCCCGTGTTCGACGACAACGCAGCTTCTGTCCGCTTCGTTG AAAAGGAAGCTGGTATGTCGGAAAGGTTTCAGCTTCCTCAGGCCGATGACCCCAAAAACTACAGGTGTATGGACGACTGCCATACCATCTACTACTCTATCGTTG atGGCAACGATGGTGACCACTTCGCCGTGGAGCCGGAGACTAACGTGATCTATTTGCTGAAGCCGCTGGACCGCAGCCAACAGGAGCAGTACAGGGTAGTGGTGGCGGCTTCCAACACGCCTGGCGGCACCTCCACCTTGTCCTCCTCACTCCTCACCGTCACTATCGGC GTTCGAGAAGCAAACCCTAGACCGATCTTCGAAAGTGAATTTTACACAGCTGGCGTCTTACACACCGATAGCATACACAAGGAGCTCGTTTACCTGGCG GCAAAACATTCAGAAGGGCTTCCTATCGTCTACTCGATAGATCAAGAAACCATGAAAATAGACGAGTCGTTGCAAACAGTTGTGGAGGACGCCTTCGACATTAACTCTGCAACCGGAGTCATATCGCTGAACTTCCAGCCAACATCTGTCATGCACGGCAGTTTCGACTTCGAGGTGGTGGCTAGTGACACGC GTGGAGCGAGTGATCGAGCAAAAGTGTCAATTTACATGATATCGACTCGCGTTAGAGTAGCCTTCCTGTTCTACAACACGGAAGCTGAAGTTAACGAGAGAAGAAATTTC ATTGCACAAACGTTCGCCAACGCGTTTGGTATGACCTGTAACATAGACAGCGTGCTGCCGGCTACCGACGCCAACGGCGTGATTCGCGAGGGGTACACAGAACTCCAGGCTCACTTCATACGAGACGACCAGCCGGTGCCAGCTGACTATATTGAGGG ATTATTTACGGAACTCAATACAATGCGTGACATCAGAGAGGTACTGAGTACTCAGCAATTGACGCTACTGGACTTTGCGGCGGGAGGGTCGACTGTGCTGCCCGGCGGAGAGTACGCGCTAGCGGTGTACATCCTCGCCGGCATCGCAGCGTTACTCGCCGTCATCTGTCTCGCTCTCCTCATCGCTTTCTTCATTAGGAACCGAAC ACTGAACCGGCGCATCGAAGCCCTCACAATCAAAGATGTTCCTACGGACATCGAGCCAAGCCACGCGTCAGTAGCAGTGCTAAACATTAACAAGCACACAGAACCTGGTTCCAATCCCTTCTATAACCCGGATGTTAAGACACCTAACTTCGACACTATAAG CGAAGTATCCGATGACCTGCTGGATGTCGAAGACTTGGAACAGTTTGGAAAGGATTACTTCCCACCCGAAAACGAAATTGAGAGCCTG AATTTTGCACGTAACCCCATAGCGACACACGGGAACAACTTTGGCGTAAACTCAAGCCCCTCCAACCCAGAGTTCTCCAACTCCCAGTTTAGAAGTTAA